A single genomic interval of bacterium harbors:
- a CDS encoding AAA family ATPase — translation MFFVHLKKGASEKGHIIILNGASASGKTTVQKLLQAHSANMYITIGIDNFFDALLPAPDLTEFEKTKTLQQFTHDGILIRSVTQERDEDGNVLVPLKIGPAGQKVIYGMHKAIAAYASCGNNIIVDYILYDVRWVEYLKFYLKDYTVYMIGFKLPLEAIEEREKARKTSPVGHARSHYFSVHNGMQYDLEFSDPAISAEKIAHAIIEFVKDEKKPAAFLKMLKS, via the coding sequence ATGTTTTTTGTTCATTTAAAAAAAGGTGCTTCTGAAAAAGGTCATATTATTATTTTGAATGGAGCATCTGCTTCTGGCAAAACGACGGTTCAAAAGTTATTGCAAGCTCATTCTGCAAATATGTATATCACTATTGGTATTGATAATTTTTTTGATGCACTGTTACCTGCTCCAGATTTGACTGAGTTTGAGAAAACGAAAACGTTGCAGCAGTTTACCCATGATGGTATTTTGATTCGCAGTGTGACACAAGAGCGAGATGAAGATGGTAATGTTTTAGTTCCATTGAAGATTGGACCGGCCGGACAAAAAGTTATTTATGGTATGCATAAAGCTATTGCCGCATATGCGTCATGTGGTAATAATATTATTGTTGATTATATTCTGTATGATGTTCGTTGGGTTGAATACCTTAAATTTTATCTGAAAGATTACACCGTTTATATGATTGGGTTTAAGTTACCATTGGAAGCGATTGAAGAGCGTGAAAAAGCGCGTAAAACATCTCCTGTCGGACATGCGCGTAGTCACTATTTTTCTGTTCACAACGGTATGCAGTATGATCTTGAGTTTTCAGATCCGGCCATATCAGCTGAAAAGATTGCTCATGCGATTATTGAGTTTGTGAAAGATGAAAAAAAACCTGCTGCATTTTTGAAGATGTTAAAATCATGA
- the rplQ gene encoding 50S ribosomal protein L17 has protein sequence MMHQNGRKKLNRKSSHRVALIRNQMIHFINYGFLISTKPRVKEVQKSIEKIITIAREGNNFNARRKVHALLPYDNDAVKKLFMDIAPKYVQRPGGYTRVLNLPRRQSDTAPIARIEWV, from the coding sequence ATGATGCATCAAAATGGTAGAAAAAAATTAAATAGAAAATCGTCTCATCGTGTGGCTTTGATACGTAATCAGATGATACATTTTATTAATTATGGATTTTTAATTTCGACAAAACCTCGTGTTAAAGAGGTGCAAAAATCTATTGAAAAAATAATCACCATTGCGCGTGAAGGGAACAACTTTAATGCACGTCGTAAAGTGCATGCGTTGTTACCATATGATAATGATGCGGTTAAAAAACTATTTATGGATATTGCACCTAAGTATGTACAAAGGCCTGGTGGTTACACACGTGTGTTAAATTTGCCAAGGCGCCAGAGTGATACGGCGCCTATTGCTCGTATTGAATGGGTGTAA
- a CDS encoding NifU family protein: MSTCQYDTEKIEAALLKVRPFVLQHGGDITFVRYQDRIVYVRLHGACIGCPISAMTLKMGVEQAIKQELPEILSVVQE, encoded by the coding sequence ATGTCGACCTGTCAGTATGACACTGAAAAAATTGAGGCTGCACTTTTGAAGGTGCGGCCTTTTGTTTTGCAACATGGTGGAGACATTACTTTTGTCCGTTATCAAGACAGGATTGTATATGTTCGGTTGCATGGTGCTTGTATTGGCTGCCCCATTTCTGCTATGACATTAAAGATGGGTGTTGAGCAGGCCATTAAACAGGAACTGCCAGAAATTTTGAGTGTTGTACAGGAGTGA